In the genome of Triticum urartu cultivar G1812 chromosome 5, Tu2.1, whole genome shotgun sequence, one region contains:
- the LOC125505999 gene encoding peroxidase 57-like, giving the protein MGHTKAAVLVVVLAVAVLGLATDGQAQLQNGYYTGKCRGNDVEAVVRGIVKARFAQDSAIVAHFLRLLFHECGVNGCDGGLLIDGPGTEKTAKPNLSVKGYDLIATIKMELEKRCPGVVSCSDIEILATRDAVNASTGQGYAVRTGRRDRRRSIATDVKLPGPDFTVPQAAAFFGTLGLSSDDMVVLLGAHTVGVAHCSMIKKSRLYSYGGKAGATDPSMDPELASIYKTYVCPNTASSDNNIVFLDDRSSASKLDNSFYKMLQRRRGALMVDQNLYNDGSTRWMVDRLANTDHFRWLFPQALAKLGEVNVLTGTQGEVRRVCSRFN; this is encoded by the exons ATGGGGCACACAAAGGCAGCAGTGCTAGTGGTGGTGCTCGCCGTCGCCGTGCTTGGGCTTGCCACCGATGGCCAGGCGCAGCTGCAGAACGGGTACTACACGGGCAAGTGCCGCGGCAACGACGTGGAGGCGGTGGTCCGGGGTATCGTCAAGGCCCGATTCGCCCAGGACAGCGCCATCGTCGCCCACTTCCTACGCTTGCTGTTCCACGAGTGCGGCGTCAAT GGCTGCGACGGCGGGCTGCTGATCGACGGCCCCGGAACAGAGAAGACGGCAAAGCCGAACCTGAGCGTGAAGGGCTACGACCTCATCGCCACCATCAAAATGGAACTTGAGAAGCGGTGCCCTGGCGTCGTATCCTGCTCCGACATTGAGATCCTCGCAACCAGGGACGCGGTGAATGCGTCCACGGGACAAGGATACGCGGTGCGCACCGGGCGCAGGGACCGCCGGCGGTCCATAGCCACCGACGTGAAACTTCCGGGGCCAGATTTCACGGTTCCGCAGGCAGCCGCTTTCTTCGGCACGCTCGGCCTCAGCTCGGACGACATGGTCGTTCTCCTGGGCGCGCACACGGTTGGCGTCGCGCACTGCAGCATGATCAAGAAGAGCCGTCTTTACAGCTACGGCGGCAAGGCCGGTGCAACGGACCCGAGCATGGACCCGGAGCTAGCGTCCATATACAAGACATACGTGTGCCCCAACACGGCATCCTCCGACAACAACATCGTGTTCCTGGACGACCGGTCCAGCGCGTCCAAGCTGGACAACAGCTTCTACAAGATGCTGCAGCGTCGCCGCGGCGCGCTCATGGTCGACCAGAACCTCTACAACGACGGCTCCACGCGCTGGATGGTCGACAGGCTCGCCAACACTGACCACTTCCGCTGGCTCTTCCCGCAGGCGCTCGCCAAGCTGGGGGAGGTCAACGTGCTTACCGGCACACAGGGAGAGGTCCGCAGGGTCTGCAGCAGGTTCAACTGA